A part of Geoanaerobacter pelophilus genomic DNA contains:
- a CDS encoding aldehyde ferredoxin oxidoreductase C-terminal domain-containing protein has product MEMYQRVLFVDPATGFYRTGKYGFDRYFGPADLGIHLVEKYRSLNFGVGIFAGSIFPGSNRMVVTGYSPCWQGYYLSSMGGAGLVFDNLGINMLSLVGKAPVPSVLYLNRSHGEEIEVEVVPVDVESIWKTGRKGVYALTDRVYEMFGGRYETDPRILTSGPASLQTDMGGIMSVPISKGRISFVDTWAGRGGFGSAMVQHHGIVAVIYGGTVVDEDFRDHKVADEWFQNKYSLRLMNKDLEATGKYRYDEKVGTGGTFGVNYATMGGRIMAFNYRTIFQSEDERLELHQRFIVDHYLKQFNEETIALKQQATCGEPCVAVCKKMNGEFKKDYEPYQTMGPLCGIFDQRAAEKLNHHCDAMGFDAISGGGVLAWLMELLETGLVTSEELGVTRFPRWNLAGFDPIVDSMHNAELGCELIDAILERRGILDFREGVRKWSRIHSPGRARVLHDSLVYIAFSRRGWMVPNQYWVAGALAPMAVMGKYYMVYANDFIPPRELGRRCAERMKKELILDNLGICRFHRGWAEELLPEVMDSIYNSKDQFLHAVNVLAGRLNSRNCPVFWESERSLDFVHSFLKRKRDVDNDHHPELAQWVDKFDRNKLEAAKDFWYETLKGIDESLVELF; this is encoded by the coding sequence ATGGAGATGTATCAAAGAGTTCTTTTTGTGGACCCGGCAACCGGCTTTTACCGGACCGGCAAATACGGGTTTGACCGCTACTTTGGCCCGGCTGATCTCGGTATCCATCTTGTGGAGAAATACCGGAGTCTCAATTTCGGGGTGGGCATCTTTGCCGGCTCAATTTTCCCCGGTTCAAACCGGATGGTGGTGACCGGTTACTCCCCGTGCTGGCAAGGGTACTACCTCAGCTCCATGGGGGGCGCTGGCCTGGTGTTCGACAACCTGGGGATCAACATGCTGAGCCTGGTCGGGAAGGCTCCTGTGCCATCGGTGCTTTACCTGAACCGGAGCCATGGCGAAGAGATCGAGGTTGAGGTGGTGCCGGTGGATGTCGAGTCGATCTGGAAGACGGGGCGAAAAGGGGTCTATGCCCTTACAGACAGGGTTTATGAGATGTTCGGCGGGCGATACGAGACCGATCCGCGGATATTGACAAGCGGCCCGGCATCCTTACAGACCGACATGGGTGGCATCATGTCGGTGCCGATCTCAAAAGGGAGAATCAGCTTCGTTGATACCTGGGCCGGACGCGGTGGCTTCGGCAGCGCTATGGTACAGCACCACGGCATAGTGGCGGTCATCTATGGCGGTACCGTGGTTGACGAGGATTTCCGGGACCACAAGGTCGCGGATGAATGGTTCCAGAACAAGTACAGCCTTCGGCTGATGAACAAGGATCTAGAGGCTACCGGCAAGTACCGCTACGACGAGAAAGTCGGCACCGGCGGCACCTTTGGTGTCAACTATGCCACCATGGGCGGCAGGATCATGGCTTTCAACTATCGTACGATCTTCCAGTCAGAGGATGAACGGCTGGAACTGCACCAACGGTTTATCGTGGACCACTATCTGAAACAGTTCAATGAGGAGACAATAGCCCTAAAACAGCAGGCAACCTGCGGCGAGCCGTGCGTAGCGGTCTGCAAGAAGATGAATGGTGAGTTCAAAAAGGATTACGAGCCGTATCAGACCATGGGGCCGCTGTGCGGTATTTTTGACCAGCGGGCTGCAGAGAAATTGAATCACCATTGTGACGCCATGGGGTTCGATGCCATCTCCGGCGGCGGCGTGCTTGCCTGGCTGATGGAGCTTCTCGAAACCGGCTTGGTAACCAGTGAGGAGCTTGGCGTCACCCGGTTCCCCAGGTGGAATCTGGCTGGATTCGACCCGATTGTTGACTCCATGCACAATGCAGAACTCGGCTGCGAGCTGATTGATGCGATACTTGAACGACGTGGGATCCTTGATTTCCGGGAAGGGGTGCGTAAGTGGAGCAGAATTCATTCCCCGGGGAGAGCAAGGGTGCTTCATGACAGTCTCGTCTACATAGCTTTCAGTCGGCGGGGATGGATGGTCCCCAACCAGTACTGGGTTGCGGGCGCTCTGGCGCCGATGGCAGTCATGGGAAAATATTACATGGTCTACGCCAACGATTTCATCCCTCCCAGGGAGTTGGGGCGGCGGTGCGCAGAGCGGATGAAAAAGGAGCTGATCCTGGACAATCTCGGGATATGCCGCTTTCATCGGGGGTGGGCCGAAGAGCTGCTCCCTGAGGTGATGGATTCCATCTACAACAGTAAGGACCAGTTCCTTCATGCGGTGAACGTGCTCGCTGGTCGGCTTAACAGCCGCAATTGCCCAGTTTTCTGGGAATCGGAGCGTTCCCTGGATTTTGTCCACTCATTCCTGAAAAGGAAGAGAGATGTGGACAACGACCACCATCCTGAACTTGCACAATGGGTCGATAAGTTCGACAGGAACAAGCTGGAAGCGGCAAAGGATTTCTGGTACGAGACGCTCAAAGGTATCGACGAAAGTCTGGTGGAGTTATTTTGA
- a CDS encoding hydrogenase iron-sulfur subunit, whose product MSRLPQIMVISCRFGWGYQGPRDQIAAGVQAWEQVVCCGSIEPEALLEPLRMGVDGVLIFACTRGECHFQEGEWQCLKRVTLLQALLDAHGIDPRRLTIHFGNDPTGESIASLVQEFTERLKAL is encoded by the coding sequence ATGAGCCGATTGCCTCAGATAATGGTCATCTCTTGTCGGTTCGGTTGGGGGTATCAGGGACCCCGGGATCAAATTGCTGCCGGGGTGCAGGCATGGGAACAAGTTGTCTGTTGTGGCAGCATCGAGCCAGAGGCGCTGCTTGAACCGCTTCGTATGGGAGTGGATGGCGTGCTGATTTTTGCCTGTACCAGGGGTGAGTGTCACTTTCAGGAGGGTGAATGGCAATGCCTGAAAAGGGTAACGCTGCTGCAGGCGCTGCTCGATGCCCACGGCATAGACCCGCGGCGCTTGACGATCCATTTCGGCAATGACCCTACAGGGGAGAGCATTGCCTCTCTGGTGCAGGAGTTCACCGAAAGGCTCAAAGCGCTATGA
- a CDS encoding Ni/Fe hydrogenase subunit alpha, which translates to MSQRIVIDPITRLEGHGRIEIFLDQQGNVSDAYWQVLELRGFERFCVGRPVEEMTRIAPVICGICPSAHHMAACKALDRLYNVAPPPTALLVRELEYNASIIDDHLLHFFFLASPDFIVGPDADPAERNIFGVMERLGKDFSRRLLDIRRQNRDIIRLLFSKAPHPEGGVPGGVPRGIREEERPWLAATANASVVFVKEALEIFRERVLGDNVCRGLIEDDAYAVSCCSMALVDASDRVSFYDGTVKVVGVDGSEVTCFPGDDYADKIAEWVAPWTTVKLTYLKEQGWQGLIEGADSSLYRVGPLARVTVADAMATPLAQAELARFRSFFGKQPTHQILASHWARLICALQAAERNRELVAEPLLTGNETRNLDLNLTGRGIGCVEAPRGTLFHHYETDDQGILTMVNLIVATQNNAGPISLAIKKAARKFIKGGEVREGLLNRVEMAFRAFDPCQSCATHALPGAGLRINIRDVSGRIVSRINQ; encoded by the coding sequence ATGAGCCAACGGATCGTCATAGACCCGATTACCCGTCTGGAAGGGCATGGCCGGATCGAAATCTTCCTGGATCAGCAGGGAAATGTCAGCGATGCTTACTGGCAGGTGCTGGAGCTGCGAGGCTTCGAGCGGTTTTGCGTCGGCAGGCCGGTAGAGGAGATGACCCGCATTGCCCCGGTGATCTGTGGGATTTGCCCGTCGGCGCACCACATGGCTGCCTGCAAGGCGCTGGACCGGCTTTACAATGTTGCGCCGCCGCCAACCGCTCTTCTGGTCAGGGAGTTGGAGTATAATGCCTCTATTATAGACGATCATCTGCTGCACTTTTTCTTCCTGGCTTCGCCCGATTTCATTGTCGGGCCTGATGCCGACCCGGCAGAGCGGAACATCTTCGGGGTCATGGAACGACTGGGAAAGGATTTCAGCAGGCGATTGCTTGATATCCGGAGGCAAAACCGCGATATCATCCGGTTGCTTTTCAGCAAGGCGCCGCACCCCGAGGGTGGTGTTCCGGGCGGCGTGCCACGGGGGATCAGGGAAGAAGAGCGACCATGGCTTGCGGCAACCGCCAATGCCAGCGTTGTCTTTGTCAAGGAGGCTCTGGAAATCTTCAGGGAGCGGGTGCTGGGCGACAACGTCTGCCGAGGGCTTATTGAAGACGACGCCTATGCTGTTAGCTGCTGTTCAATGGCGCTGGTGGACGCCAGTGACCGGGTCTCCTTTTACGACGGCACGGTCAAGGTGGTCGGAGTTGACGGCAGCGAGGTCACCTGTTTTCCTGGTGATGATTACGCCGATAAGATTGCCGAATGGGTTGCTCCGTGGACTACGGTTAAGCTGACCTATCTGAAGGAACAAGGCTGGCAAGGGCTAATCGAGGGGGCCGATTCGTCGCTCTACCGGGTCGGGCCGTTGGCGCGAGTTACGGTGGCCGATGCCATGGCGACTCCGCTTGCCCAGGCCGAACTGGCAAGGTTTCGCAGCTTCTTCGGCAAGCAGCCGACCCACCAGATTCTGGCAAGCCACTGGGCCAGACTGATCTGCGCTCTGCAGGCAGCGGAACGGAATCGAGAGCTTGTTGCCGAGCCGTTGCTGACAGGCAATGAAACGCGCAATCTCGATCTGAACCTTACCGGCAGAGGGATCGGCTGTGTCGAGGCGCCGCGCGGCACCCTGTTTCATCACTACGAGACCGATGATCAGGGCATTCTGACCATGGTTAACCTGATTGTGGCCACCCAGAACAACGCCGGACCGATATCGCTCGCCATCAAAAAAGCGGCCCGTAAATTCATCAAAGGGGGAGAGGTGCGTGAAGGTTTGCTGAACCGGGTGGAGATGGCATTCCGCGCCTTTGATCCCTGCCAGTCTTGCGCAACGCATGCCCTGCCCGGTGCGGGGCTTCGTATCAACATTCGCGATGTCAGCGGACGAATAGTTTCCCGGATCAACCAATAG
- a CDS encoding ATP-binding cassette domain-containing protein → MSLITLRDITLAFGGPPIFAGISLQIEPGDRLCLLGRNGTGKSTLLKLINGEIPPESGDIHKKQGLRVALVSQEVPREVAGSVFDVVASGIGNTTALLAEYHRVAHELAVKGSAELLEELTELQHELESCGGWQLHQEVERILNRLSLEADAEFSSLSGGTKRRVLLAQALVAAPDILLLDEPTNHLDIDTILWLEDFLVKSAMAILFVTHDRAFARRLANRVAEIDRGRIYSFDCGYDQFVERREALLEAEVTRQALFDKKLAQEEAWIRQGIKARRTRNEGRVRALKGLREERRQRRERIGTAKIQLQDADRSGAMVAELEEVSFSFGETPIVRGFSTSIMRGDKIGIIGPNGSGKTTLLRLLLGDLQPDSGTIKLGTRREVLYFDQLREQLDLDKTVQENVGEGNDTITVNGRQRHVIGYLQDFLFTPERARTPVRILSGGERNRLLLAKLFTKPSNLLVMDEPTNDLDAETLDLLEELLMEYSGTLLLVSHDREFLNNVVAGTIVLTGNGEVREFVGGYDDWLRQATTETSQAIVAAKPVQTKVKPQQERPRKLTFKEERELEALPELIASLEQEQEALHSRLSDPEFYKSAGGEVVAINSRLAEIEAELEKLLVRWEELEAVKG, encoded by the coding sequence GTGTCACTGATAACCCTTCGCGATATAACCCTTGCCTTCGGCGGTCCGCCGATTTTTGCCGGGATCAGCCTCCAGATCGAGCCAGGAGACCGGCTCTGCCTGCTCGGCCGCAACGGTACCGGCAAGTCAACCCTGTTGAAGCTGATCAATGGCGAGATCCCCCCCGAATCCGGTGATATCCACAAAAAGCAGGGGCTGAGGGTCGCCCTGGTTTCTCAGGAAGTGCCGAGAGAGGTAGCAGGTTCGGTGTTCGACGTAGTCGCTTCCGGCATCGGCAATACCACCGCCCTGCTGGCTGAGTACCACCGGGTTGCCCACGAGCTTGCCGTTAAAGGGAGTGCGGAACTGCTGGAAGAACTTACCGAACTGCAACACGAGCTGGAGAGCTGCGGCGGCTGGCAGCTGCACCAGGAGGTTGAGCGGATCCTTAACCGGCTTTCCCTGGAGGCTGATGCCGAGTTTTCGTCCCTGTCCGGCGGCACCAAGCGACGGGTCCTGCTTGCGCAGGCACTGGTCGCAGCCCCTGATATCCTGCTGCTGGACGAGCCGACCAACCATCTCGACATAGATACTATCCTCTGGCTGGAGGATTTTCTGGTCAAAAGCGCAATGGCGATCCTCTTTGTCACCCATGACCGGGCCTTTGCCCGCAGGCTTGCCAACCGCGTGGCCGAGATCGACCGCGGCAGGATTTACTCCTTTGACTGCGGTTACGATCAGTTCGTGGAACGGCGTGAGGCGCTGCTTGAAGCAGAAGTGACCCGCCAGGCACTGTTCGACAAAAAGCTGGCCCAGGAAGAGGCCTGGATCCGCCAGGGGATCAAGGCACGCCGCACCAGGAACGAAGGGCGGGTACGAGCGCTCAAAGGGCTGCGTGAGGAACGACGCCAGCGAAGGGAGCGCATCGGCACCGCCAAGATCCAGCTCCAGGATGCGGACCGTTCCGGTGCCATGGTTGCCGAACTGGAGGAGGTCTCTTTCTCCTTCGGCGAAACGCCCATTGTCAGAGGCTTCTCGACCAGCATCATGCGCGGCGACAAGATCGGCATCATCGGGCCGAACGGCTCGGGCAAAACCACCCTGCTCCGGCTGCTTCTCGGTGACCTGCAACCGGACAGCGGCACCATCAAGCTCGGCACCCGGCGGGAGGTGCTCTATTTCGACCAGCTGCGGGAGCAACTCGACCTCGACAAGACGGTCCAGGAAAACGTGGGGGAGGGAAACGACACCATAACCGTCAACGGACGGCAGCGGCATGTCATCGGCTACCTACAGGACTTCCTCTTTACCCCGGAACGCGCCCGGACCCCGGTCAGGATCCTGTCAGGCGGAGAGCGGAACCGCCTGCTGCTGGCAAAGCTCTTTACCAAGCCGTCCAATCTCCTGGTCATGGACGAACCGACCAACGACCTTGACGCTGAAACTCTGGACCTGCTGGAAGAGCTATTGATGGAATACTCCGGTACCTTGCTGCTGGTAAGCCATGATCGGGAATTTCTCAACAATGTGGTGGCAGGAACAATTGTGCTGACAGGCAACGGTGAGGTTCGGGAGTTTGTCGGCGGCTATGACGATTGGCTTAGGCAGGCGACTACCGAAACCAGTCAGGCCATTGTGGCGGCAAAACCGGTGCAGACAAAAGTGAAGCCCCAGCAGGAGCGTCCCCGGAAACTGACCTTCAAGGAAGAACGGGAACTTGAGGCGTTGCCGGAACTGATAGCCTCTCTGGAACAGGAGCAGGAGGCACTCCACAGCAGGCTTTCCGATCCGGAATTTTACAAGAGCGCCGGCGGCGAGGTGGTTGCCATCAATTCCAGGCTGGCCGAGATTGAGGCGGAGCTTGAAAAACTGCTGGTCCGCTGGGAAGAACTCGAAGCGGTGAAAGGATAA
- a CDS encoding YdcF family protein: MLILKKIIASFLLPPGFLVLLLFAVAINCWRKRSRGKAFAIFLIGATLWMLSIGPTAAKLMSALEQGLTIPGKLQGDVILLLGGGIHQDVADLTGKGTPTNDMAGRIITAVRAQKMLQVPIVISGGAVFSGRSPEAPVIRRILVDLGVPAQQVIEEAKSRDTMENARYCREIIDARGFHRPILVTSAYHMKRSLAAFRTAGVKPLPLPAQFSSGSGQASIWADFLPSAGAFHCSATALREQLGLLFYKLQK, translated from the coding sequence ATGCTCATCCTGAAAAAGATCATTGCTTCCTTTCTGCTGCCGCCCGGTTTTTTGGTACTGCTGCTTTTTGCCGTGGCGATCAACTGCTGGCGCAAGCGCAGCCGGGGTAAGGCATTTGCGATATTCCTGATCGGGGCAACGCTCTGGATGCTCTCCATCGGACCGACCGCGGCAAAACTCATGTCCGCGCTGGAGCAGGGGCTGACCATACCTGGCAAATTACAGGGTGATGTGATTTTGCTGCTTGGCGGCGGTATCCACCAGGACGTTGCCGACCTCACTGGTAAAGGCACGCCAACGAACGACATGGCAGGAAGAATTATCACGGCGGTCCGGGCGCAAAAAATGCTGCAGGTGCCGATCGTCATCTCCGGCGGTGCGGTCTTTTCCGGCAGGTCGCCTGAAGCGCCGGTCATCCGCAGGATACTGGTCGATCTAGGCGTGCCGGCACAACAGGTGATCGAAGAAGCCAAAAGCCGCGACACTATGGAGAATGCCAGATATTGCCGCGAGATCATCGATGCGCGTGGCTTCCACAGGCCGATCCTGGTCACATCCGCCTACCATATGAAGCGTTCGCTGGCGGCTTTCCGTACAGCAGGAGTCAAACCGCTACCGCTGCCGGCCCAGTTTTCATCAGGCAGCGGGCAAGCATCGATCTGGGCCGACTTTCTCCCTTCAGCAGGCGCTTTTCATTGCTCTGCCACGGCATTGCGGGAACAACTCGGCCTGCTGTTCTACAAGCTGCAAAAATAA
- a CDS encoding translation initiation factor Sui1: protein MRKGHDPDRPLVWSSETGRICPKCGKGMASCICRKGGQTPAGDGIARVRRETKGRGGKTVTVVTGVAVKGEELKTLAGDLKKRCGSGGTLKDGVIEIQGDHCDLVVAELTNRGFKVKRAGG from the coding sequence ATGAGAAAAGGACACGATCCGGACAGACCTTTGGTGTGGTCATCGGAAACCGGGCGCATCTGCCCGAAATGTGGCAAAGGCATGGCCTCCTGCATCTGCAGGAAAGGGGGCCAGACACCGGCGGGTGACGGCATCGCCAGGGTGCGCCGGGAAACCAAGGGACGCGGTGGCAAGACAGTAACAGTGGTCACCGGGGTAGCAGTGAAAGGCGAGGAGCTGAAAACGCTGGCCGGCGACCTTAAAAAGCGCTGCGGCAGCGGCGGTACCCTGAAAGACGGCGTTATCGAGATCCAGGGAGACCATTGCGATCTGGTCGTTGCTGAACTCACCAACCGGGGGTTCAAGGTGAAGCGAGCCGGAGGGTAA
- a CDS encoding U32 family peptidase, which yields MQRSAQNKTELLAPAGSLEAFFAAMEKGADAVYAGLKEFSARAKAKNFSLHQMERMLAYAHANGRKVYVTLNTLVKERELPQLVETLSALEGMGADAVIVQDMAVARLARKFFPSLPVHASTQMTVHNTPGVQQLAALGFERVVLARELHLDEIGNIVRNSPIGIECFIHGALCFSFSGQCYFSSFLGGHSGNRGRCAQPCRRQYKYRGKEGYYFSTNDFSSIDLIPQLVEAGVCSFKIEGRMKSAEYVACVVEAYRLTLDATPKQWPDALAAAKEILKRSFGRVPTKGFLASHQPTDIATPSLRGATGRFLGEIASIRGDRLSFTTKDRLHVGDRIRIQPKSDMAGKAFTIKELFVANRPTKLANAGTQVVVPSPFPGSIGDAVFKVSSETAFTMSEAACAKRLESAGKPKLPCDLQTSFNEGVLRIEATCGGISSSAEFPLGVLEPSRTAEMQEVLSAQFSRTGDTPFILRSLAAPEFPALMIPPAKLKEIRRSFYLQLAESTIPALKRERASRNREALASLAGTRGTMRGPTSLTVRIEHLRDIQLLNAEGVASLSLPVSKANLHELHLAAKRLKGKEGRISWRLPFIIFDRDLPWYREALAALAQCGFRRFEAANISHFQLLEEIDAEITTDYRLFSLNSQAILSWEELGANRCTLYIEDDLENLGDLLAADLDIERRIMIYGSLPAITSKIAIKGVKSDMPVQSDRGDSYRVTQKDGLTVITPTTPFSFTAFREKLESLGCSSFIADLGQLAPNERLRVLDAWSSGRELPGSSPFNFTMGLV from the coding sequence ATGCAAAGATCAGCACAAAACAAAACAGAACTCCTTGCCCCGGCAGGATCGCTGGAAGCCTTTTTCGCCGCCATGGAAAAGGGGGCGGATGCGGTCTATGCCGGGCTCAAGGAGTTTTCTGCGCGGGCCAAGGCCAAGAATTTCTCCCTGCACCAGATGGAACGGATGCTGGCCTATGCCCATGCCAACGGGCGCAAGGTCTACGTTACCCTCAACACCCTGGTCAAGGAGCGCGAACTGCCCCAACTGGTCGAAACCCTCTCCGCCCTTGAAGGGATGGGAGCAGACGCGGTCATCGTCCAGGATATGGCCGTTGCCCGGCTAGCCCGCAAGTTCTTCCCCAGCCTGCCGGTCCATGCCTCGACCCAGATGACTGTCCACAACACTCCAGGGGTGCAGCAACTTGCGGCTTTGGGGTTTGAGCGGGTAGTGCTCGCCCGGGAACTGCACCTGGACGAAATTGGCAATATTGTCCGCAACTCGCCGATCGGCATCGAGTGCTTTATTCACGGTGCGCTCTGCTTCTCTTTTTCCGGTCAGTGTTATTTTTCCTCCTTTCTCGGTGGTCACAGCGGCAATCGGGGCCGCTGCGCCCAGCCGTGCCGACGCCAGTACAAGTACCGGGGCAAGGAAGGGTACTATTTTTCCACCAACGATTTTTCCAGCATCGACCTGATACCGCAACTGGTGGAGGCCGGGGTCTGTTCGTTCAAGATCGAAGGACGGATGAAGTCCGCTGAATATGTGGCCTGCGTTGTCGAGGCGTACCGGCTGACGCTGGATGCCACGCCCAAGCAGTGGCCGGATGCGCTTGCCGCAGCAAAAGAGATCCTCAAACGCTCCTTTGGCAGGGTGCCGACCAAAGGGTTTCTCGCCTCGCATCAGCCAACCGACATCGCCACCCCTTCGCTGCGGGGGGCAACCGGCCGCTTCCTGGGAGAAATAGCATCGATCCGCGGCGACCGGCTTTCGTTCACCACCAAAGATCGTCTCCACGTCGGTGACCGGATTCGGATCCAGCCTAAAAGCGACATGGCCGGCAAGGCATTTACCATCAAAGAGCTGTTTGTCGCCAATCGTCCGACGAAACTGGCGAACGCAGGCACCCAGGTCGTTGTACCGTCACCCTTCCCCGGCAGCATCGGCGATGCCGTGTTCAAGGTCTCTTCAGAAACCGCCTTTACCATGAGCGAAGCGGCCTGTGCAAAACGGCTGGAGTCGGCGGGGAAGCCGAAACTGCCCTGCGACCTGCAGACCTCTTTCAATGAAGGGGTCCTCAGGATCGAAGCGACCTGCGGCGGCATCTCATCCAGTGCGGAGTTTCCGCTCGGCGTGCTGGAGCCATCCCGCACCGCTGAGATGCAGGAAGTGCTCTCGGCCCAGTTCAGCCGCACCGGCGATACCCCTTTCATACTCCGCTCCCTGGCCGCACCGGAGTTCCCGGCGCTGATGATTCCCCCGGCAAAGCTCAAGGAGATCAGGCGCAGCTTCTACCTGCAACTGGCCGAGAGCACGATTCCGGCCCTGAAGCGGGAGCGCGCCTCCCGCAACCGCGAGGCACTGGCATCGTTGGCAGGAACCAGAGGAACGATGCGCGGCCCGACATCACTGACCGTTCGGATCGAGCATCTCCGTGATATCCAGCTGCTCAATGCGGAAGGGGTTGCGTCCTTGAGCCTGCCGGTATCGAAGGCGAATCTGCACGAACTGCACCTCGCCGCCAAGCGGCTGAAGGGGAAAGAGGGGCGGATCTCCTGGCGCTTGCCGTTCATCATCTTCGACCGCGACCTCCCCTGGTATCGCGAGGCGCTGGCAGCCCTTGCGCAATGCGGTTTCCGACGCTTCGAAGCCGCGAATATCTCGCACTTTCAACTTCTGGAAGAGATCGACGCCGAAATTACCACCGATTACCGACTCTTTTCCCTCAACAGCCAGGCGATTCTCTCCTGGGAGGAGCTGGGAGCCAACCGCTGCACGCTTTACATCGAGGACGACCTGGAAAACCTCGGCGATCTGCTTGCCGCTGACCTTGACATCGAGCGGCGGATCATGATCTACGGCAGCCTGCCGGCCATCACCTCCAAGATCGCCATCAAAGGGGTCAAGAGCGACATGCCGGTCCAGTCAGACCGGGGTGACAGCTATCGGGTCACGCAAAAGGACGGCCTGACAGTGATCACGCCGACCACGCCGTTCTCTTTTACCGCTTTCCGGGAAAAGCTCGAATCATTGGGCTGCTCTTCCTTTATTGCCGATCTCGGCCAGCTGGCGCCCAACGAGCGGCTGCGGGTACTTGACGCCTGGAGTTCGGGTCGCGAACTCCCCGGCTCATCGCCATTCAATTTCACCATGGGGCTGGTTTGA
- a CDS encoding putative zinc-binding protein gives MNKTDCCGSGTTEGNDGYEVARIAKAVGNCKLCEGYAERQHSKAVAVMSCEGGCLRGEISRQAANILCHTLAPEKTVRICLGGAFTKDTGQRGLVRNAQRLLALEGCPVDCASRMMAGVIDGLAPEIIRTNRLCDFDQKLFGIDEMPAEEIQALARIVAQKIAADL, from the coding sequence ATGAACAAGACAGATTGTTGTGGATCAGGAACGACAGAGGGCAACGACGGTTATGAGGTGGCACGCATAGCAAAGGCCGTTGGCAACTGCAAGCTTTGTGAAGGCTATGCAGAACGGCAGCATAGCAAAGCGGTGGCTGTCATGAGTTGTGAAGGTGGGTGCCTGCGGGGAGAGATATCCCGACAGGCGGCAAATATCCTCTGTCACACCTTGGCCCCTGAGAAAACCGTGCGCATCTGCCTGGGCGGGGCGTTTACCAAGGATACCGGGCAACGGGGCCTTGTGCGCAATGCGCAACGGCTTCTGGCGTTGGAGGGGTGCCCGGTTGACTGTGCATCGCGCATGATGGCCGGGGTGATTGACGGTCTTGCACCGGAGATTATCCGGACCAACCGGCTCTGTGATTTTGACCAGAAACTGTTCGGCATCGACGAAATGCCAGCGGAAGAGATCCAGGCACTGGCCCGCATCGTTGCCCAGAAGATAGCGGCTGACCTGTAA
- a CDS encoding sigma-70 family RNA polymerase sigma factor, giving the protein MQDFASIYREFQPKIFRYLGNLVNESEAPDLTQAVFLKVSKSLESFRGEASLATWIYRIATNTANDHASSSLAQQKRSEQLLDEDASLDDFPDLGTTGTDGEYIRREMNACIRGVVDQLPEGYRTVLLLSDFEELTNPEIATILNISIDTVKIRLHRGRTELRKAMESQCSLYHDERNELMCDRKPK; this is encoded by the coding sequence TTGCAAGACTTTGCCAGTATATACAGAGAATTCCAGCCGAAGATCTTTCGTTATCTGGGTAATCTGGTCAATGAGTCGGAAGCCCCGGACCTGACCCAGGCAGTTTTTCTCAAGGTGAGCAAATCCCTGGAAAGTTTCCGGGGTGAGGCCTCTCTTGCCACCTGGATCTACCGCATCGCCACGAACACGGCCAATGACCATGCCTCTTCATCTTTGGCACAACAAAAGCGTTCCGAGCAGTTGCTCGACGAGGATGCGTCGCTTGACGATTTTCCCGATCTGGGTACGACAGGAACCGATGGGGAGTACATCCGGCGAGAGATGAATGCCTGCATACGCGGCGTTGTCGACCAATTGCCCGAAGGCTACCGCACCGTGTTGCTCCTCAGCGATTTCGAGGAACTGACGAACCCCGAGATTGCCACCATCCTCAATATCAGCATCGACACCGTCAAGATCAGGCTCCACCGCGGCCGCACCGAGTTACGGAAGGCCATGGAATCCCAGTGCAGCCTCTACCACGACGAACGCAACGAACTCATGTGCGATCGAAAGCCGAAATAA